The following proteins are encoded in a genomic region of Notolabrus celidotus isolate fNotCel1 chromosome 19, fNotCel1.pri, whole genome shotgun sequence:
- the LOC117830842 gene encoding betaine--homocysteine S-methyltransferase 1-like translates to MPAEGPFQTQRYTAAERRGPVTAETIIMAPAKKGILERLDAGEIVIGDGGFVFALEKRGYVKAGPWTPEAAAENPEAVRQLHREFLRAGSNVMQTFTFYASDDKLENRGNTQKFTGQQINEAACDLAREVANEGDALVAGGVSQTPSYLSCKSENDVKAIFKKQLDVFVSKKVDFLIAEYFEHVEEAEWAVQVLKTTGMPVAATLCIGPQGDLNGVSPGECAVKLVKAGAQIVGINCHFDPETCVKTVKMMKEGVEKAGLKAHYMCQPLAYHTPDCNCQGFIDLPEFPFSLEPRILTRWDMQKYAREAYNAGIRYIGGCCGFEPYHIRGLAEELAPERGFLPAGSDKHGLWGAGLEMHTKPWVRARARRAYWESQMPASGRPYCPSMATPDGWGVTKGHADLMQQKEATSQDQLKALFDKANKCN, encoded by the exons ATGCCTGCAGAAGGTCCTTTCCAAACTCAGAGGTACACTGCAGCTGAGAGGAGAGGGCCGGTCACAGCTGAAACTATCATCATGGCACCAGCTAAGAAG GGTATTTTGGAGCGTCTGGATGCAGGAGAGATTGTCATCGGGGACGGTGGCTTTGTCTTCGCTCTTGAGAAGCGAGGCTACGTCAAAGCAGGACCGTGGACACCTGAGGCTGCTGCCGAGAACCCTGAAGCAG TGCGGCAGCTGCACAGGGAGTTCCTGAGAGCTGGCTCCAATGTCATGCAGACATTCACTTTCTACGCGAGCGATGATAAGCTGGAGAACAGGGGCAACACTCAGAAGTTCACT ggtcAGCAGATTAACGAAGCCGCCTGTGACCTGGCAAGAGAGGTGGCTAATGAGGGGGATGCTCTGGTGGCAGGTGGAGTCTCTCAGACACCTTCTTACCTCAGCTGCAAGAGTGAGAATGATGTGAAGGCCATCTTCAAGAAGCAGCTCGATGTCTTCGTCAGTAAGAAAGTGGACTTCTTGATTGCTGAG TACTTCGAGCATGTGGAAGAGGCCGAGTGGGCGGTCCAGGTTCTTAAGACCACTGGGATGCCTGTGGCTGCAACTCTGTGCATCGGACCTCAAGGAGACCTGAACGGGGTCAGCCCTGGAGAATGTGCCGTCAAACTCGTCAAAGCTG gtGCTCAGATTGTCGGCATCAACTGCCACTTTGACCCTGAGACGTGTGTGAAGACTGTGAAGATGATGAAGGAGGGCGTGGAGAAAGCTGGGCTGAAGGCTCATTACATGTGCCAGCCTCTGGCTTACCACACCCCCGACTGCAACTGCCAGGGCTTCATTGACCTGCCCGAGTTCCCCTTCA GTCTGGAGCCCAGGATCCTGACCAGATGGGACATGCAGAAATACGCCCGTGAAGCTTACAACGCCGGCATTCGTTACATCGGAGGCTGCTGTGGATTCGAGCCGTATCACATCCGCGGTCTGGCTGAGGAGCTGGCACCTGAGAGGGGTTTCCTGCCTGCAGGATCAGATAAGCATGGCTTGTGGGGTGCTGGCCTGGAGATGCACACTAAGCCTTGGGTCAGAGCCAG GGCTCGTCGTGCCTACTGGGAGTCTCAGATGCCTGCGTCCGGCCGCCCCTACTGCCCCTCCATGGCCACTCCCGATGGCTGGGGTGTCACCAAAGGCCACGCTGACCTGATGCAGCAGAAGGAGGCCACCTCTCAGGATCAGCTGAAGGCTCTCTTTGACAAGGCCAACAAATGCAactga